The following are encoded in a window of Telmatobacter sp. DSM 110680 genomic DNA:
- a CDS encoding YetF domain-containing protein, with amino-acid sequence MILTPMFDSMFHVPIPILEKLLRPIVVYLVLVLLLRIFGKRELAQLNPFDLVVLLSLSNTVQNAIIGDDNSVTGGVIGAFSLLAINWFVVRLLFRSPKLTRALEGRAVVLVRDGQIDNKALKTEALTREELIEVIHRQGFEHIHEVHHCELEPNGSFYIEGKDPSIADKRHDELLTRLDALSKEIAALRSRPATT; translated from the coding sequence ATGATCCTTACTCCGATGTTCGACAGCATGTTCCACGTGCCCATCCCTATCCTCGAAAAACTCCTGCGCCCGATCGTCGTGTATCTCGTGCTCGTCCTGTTGTTGCGGATCTTCGGCAAGCGCGAACTTGCGCAATTGAATCCCTTCGACCTCGTCGTCCTGCTATCGCTCTCGAATACCGTGCAGAACGCGATCATCGGCGATGACAACTCCGTCACTGGCGGCGTAATCGGCGCATTCAGCCTGCTTGCCATCAACTGGTTCGTAGTCCGCTTGCTCTTTCGGTCGCCCAAGCTCACGCGAGCGCTTGAGGGCCGCGCCGTCGTTCTTGTCCGAGACGGCCAGATCGATAACAAGGCGCTAAAGACCGAGGCACTCACCCGCGAGGAACTCATCGAAGTCATCCATCGCCAGGGCTTCGAGCATATCCACGAAGTTCACCACTGCGAACTCGAGCCGAATGGCTCATTCTACATCGAAGGCAAAGACCCATCCATTGCCGATAAGCGTCACGATGAATTGCTCACGCGCCTCGACGCCCTGAGCAAAGAAATCGCTGCGCTGAGGTCCCGCCCCGCAACCACCTAG
- a CDS encoding POTRA domain-containing protein gives MPPKLIPVVVAALLCSSVSAHAQKFVPKSIQFNGDPEYSNEELLAASGLKKGDTLSYAQINDVSKSLLDTGMFASLAFKFDGQDLIFQLTPAEQIVPIHLSNLPFALGPQLDAKLRQKYSLYHGKLPSEGGLAETVRAALEQMLTAQGIKATVLASPVADRKSGKITAVSFSITNPPVLVGDITPENSAPLDPKVLPILARLSGSSYDSDGSPEQIATNIRLYYQDQGYLEAAVQANPSAVPSIALDAIRIPFSVSVTPGIRYKVKEIRLDPGLVVNQADFDRQSHIHPGDPADGEHIRANWLYLERQYHNHGFIRAKVDATPTLDRNNGTVSYVATVLPGPAYNMGTLNIENVSDELRTMMLAAWKMPPGAVFNEGSILGFFATTNVNPKLERVFATVDVKYVMRPNDDTRTVDLTLRLERKH, from the coding sequence ATGCCCCCCAAGTTGATCCCGGTCGTCGTCGCCGCCCTGCTGTGCTCATCCGTCTCTGCGCACGCTCAGAAGTTCGTGCCCAAATCTATCCAGTTCAACGGAGATCCAGAATATTCCAACGAGGAATTGCTGGCCGCCTCAGGATTAAAAAAAGGGGACACCCTCTCCTATGCGCAGATCAACGATGTCTCCAAAAGCCTCCTGGACACGGGAATGTTCGCGAGTCTAGCCTTCAAGTTCGACGGGCAAGATCTGATATTCCAACTCACACCGGCCGAGCAGATCGTTCCCATACACCTCAGCAACTTGCCGTTTGCACTTGGTCCGCAACTCGACGCGAAACTCCGCCAGAAATATTCTCTCTACCATGGCAAGCTTCCCAGTGAAGGCGGCCTTGCCGAGACTGTACGGGCAGCGTTAGAGCAAATGCTGACGGCCCAGGGAATCAAGGCAACTGTTCTTGCCTCGCCGGTTGCCGATCGGAAGTCAGGCAAAATCACTGCCGTAAGCTTTTCGATCACAAACCCCCCGGTCCTCGTCGGCGACATCACTCCAGAGAATTCCGCGCCGCTTGATCCCAAAGTCCTTCCGATCCTTGCAAGACTTTCGGGCTCGAGCTACGACTCAGACGGCAGTCCCGAACAGATCGCGACGAACATTCGGCTGTATTACCAGGATCAGGGCTATCTGGAAGCTGCTGTTCAAGCCAATCCGTCGGCCGTTCCATCCATTGCACTCGATGCGATTCGGATCCCCTTCTCGGTATCAGTTACGCCGGGCATCCGTTACAAGGTCAAAGAAATCCGTTTGGACCCCGGCCTCGTGGTCAATCAGGCCGACTTCGATCGCCAATCCCATATCCATCCAGGCGACCCTGCCGACGGTGAACACATCCGTGCCAACTGGCTCTACCTCGAGCGCCAGTATCACAATCATGGATTTATCAGAGCGAAAGTCGATGCCACTCCAACACTTGATCGAAACAACGGCACGGTAAGCTACGTTGCTACGGTCCTTCCTGGACCCGCTTACAACATGGGCACGCTGAATATTGAAAATGTCAGCGACGAACTGCGCACCATGATGCTGGCGGCGTGGAAGATGCCTCCCGGCGCAGTGTTCAATGAAGGCTCCATTCTCGGATTCTTTGCCACCACCAACGTCAATCCGAAGTTAGAGCGGGTATTCGCAACCGTTGATGTCAAATATGTCATGCGACCAAATGACGATACGCGAACCGTCGATCTCACATTAAGGCTGGAGAGAAAGCACTGA
- a CDS encoding type I phosphomannose isomerase catalytic subunit translates to MTLNDSTVFVELAPFRIEPRFVERVWGWKDLHPWYDRVAEKEPIGEVWLTGDDCCAATGPYAGKTLRSIFRERPEAMLGGGGASSSDSPLLIKVLFAREKLSVQVHPDDRLAQKYGEPRGKTECWYALASEPGAQVALGLKPGVTMDEIKAGIEGGTLEQSLNLLTVRAGDMMYVDAGTVHAIWPGSVLLETQQNCDLTYRMYDYGRGRELHIEKSLEATRLRTAAGKVLPKTLEDRTVLVDSPYFSVERIPVEVSRSSKSLQRANQDKPGLAYLFAAAGSGRLSSPSFGTVELPPCGIIAVPASSPLFSIQDMGELDLILITARTPGTVA, encoded by the coding sequence TTGACCCTGAACGATAGCACGGTATTTGTTGAACTGGCGCCTTTCCGCATTGAGCCGCGGTTTGTTGAGCGGGTGTGGGGATGGAAGGATTTGCATCCGTGGTATGACCGCGTGGCAGAGAAGGAGCCTATCGGCGAGGTGTGGCTGACCGGCGACGATTGTTGCGCGGCGACAGGCCCGTACGCCGGAAAAACGCTCAGATCAATCTTCAGGGAGAGGCCGGAGGCGATGCTCGGCGGCGGCGGTGCATCGTCAAGTGACTCGCCGCTTTTGATCAAAGTTCTATTCGCTCGTGAAAAGTTGAGCGTGCAGGTTCATCCCGATGATCGACTCGCGCAAAAGTACGGCGAACCGCGGGGCAAGACCGAGTGCTGGTACGCATTAGCGTCGGAACCTGGGGCGCAGGTGGCACTCGGGCTGAAGCCCGGCGTCACGATGGATGAGATAAAGGCCGGCATCGAAGGCGGAACGTTGGAGCAGAGTTTGAATCTACTGACGGTTCGCGCAGGCGACATGATGTATGTAGACGCGGGAACGGTGCACGCGATCTGGCCCGGATCGGTGCTGCTGGAGACTCAGCAGAATTGCGATCTGACCTACAGGATGTATGACTACGGTCGTGGGCGCGAATTGCACATCGAGAAATCGCTGGAAGCAACGCGTTTGAGGACTGCTGCGGGTAAAGTCCTGCCGAAGACTCTGGAAGATCGTACCGTGCTGGTGGACAGCCCCTACTTCTCCGTTGAGCGAATCCCTGTGGAGGTGAGCCGATCGAGCAAGAGCTTGCAGCGCGCCAACCAGGACAAACCGGGGTTGGCATACCTGTTTGCTGCTGCGGGAAGTGGTCGGTTAAGCAGTCCGAGTTTCGGCACCGTAGAACTGCCGCCATGCGGCATCATCGCGGTTCCGGCATCATCGCCGTTGTTTTCAATTCAGGACATGGGTGAACTTGATCTGATCTTGATTACTGCACGCACGCCTGGGACCGTCGCATGA
- a CDS encoding HD domain-containing protein: MVEYIRAEARPEDKFGHQPRLYTLAKKIGKNLKYDDDILFAAVWLHDLGVFLGHRPQDLEQLSHWDHVPYTISKSRELLIEWGFPTEKLEGVAEAIRHHQAKDDPATVEGALLRDADILEQLGAVGILRAAVKVGRDTRYPSFSSILPVLTGAVNHLAHETRLTESKVMAESRAEMLRSFLTALQDEAGDMLH; the protein is encoded by the coding sequence GTGGTCGAGTACATTCGGGCAGAGGCGCGCCCTGAGGACAAATTCGGCCACCAACCCAGACTCTACACATTGGCAAAAAAGATTGGCAAGAACCTTAAATACGACGACGATATTCTGTTTGCAGCGGTGTGGCTGCATGACCTTGGAGTGTTTTTGGGACACCGCCCGCAAGATTTAGAGCAACTTTCCCACTGGGATCACGTTCCATACACCATTAGTAAAAGCAGGGAACTTTTGATCGAATGGGGTTTTCCCACTGAGAAACTTGAGGGCGTCGCGGAAGCGATCAGACATCATCAAGCCAAGGACGATCCTGCTACCGTGGAAGGAGCGCTGCTGCGGGACGCGGACATCCTCGAACAGTTGGGTGCGGTTGGTATTTTGAGAGCAGCGGTCAAGGTTGGTCGGGATACACGTTACCCAAGTTTTAGTTCAATTTTGCCCGTTTTAACTGGCGCAGTTAACCATTTGGCACATGAGACGCGTCTAACAGAATCAAAGGTAATGGCTGAATCAAGAGCTGAGATGCTACGCTCGTTTTTAACTGCCCTGCAGGACGAAGCTGGCGATATGCTTCACTAA
- a CDS encoding DoxX family protein: protein MIETPPSERKFANSGRDWALRGFIFLVFLFFGSAKFKSDANTPWVVLYNQIGFGQWFRYVTAVIELVGAFLVLIPQTVMAGVLLLGCTMTGAMFVNAVVLHRFVDAFFPFSILCGLIAFGAHRRRV from the coding sequence ATGATCGAGACTCCACCAAGTGAGCGTAAGTTTGCCAACTCCGGACGCGACTGGGCATTGCGCGGTTTTATTTTCCTTGTCTTTCTCTTTTTTGGCTCAGCCAAATTCAAGTCTGATGCGAACACGCCCTGGGTAGTGCTGTACAACCAGATTGGCTTTGGGCAGTGGTTTCGCTACGTTACGGCGGTGATCGAACTTGTCGGTGCATTTCTGGTGTTGATTCCGCAGACGGTGATGGCTGGGGTACTACTGTTGGGTTGCACGATGACGGGCGCCATGTTCGTCAACGCGGTGGTGTTGCATAGATTTGTAGATGCGTTCTTTCCGTTTTCAATTCTGTGCGGGCTCATTGCCTTCGGAGCGCACCGGCGGCGAGTCTGA